The following are from one region of the Halorussus rarus genome:
- a CDS encoding aminotransferase class V-fold PLP-dependent enzyme: MNPTDLRDAIPALERATYLNTGAAGPSPTRVVEAVEGCVERHEYVSPAEEGMYPCAFDVFDEARAVVADHLGAAPEEIALTQSTTDGMNRIAAGLDWEAGDTVVRTDLEHSAGILPWKRLQRRGVEVEVVETEAGRLDTDAMADAVRDAKLVCVSSLTWSHGTRLPVREVVEIAHDAGALVLVDAVQSPGQVPVDVHEWGADFAAGAGHKWLLGPFGAGFVHVAPGAEAHLEPTHIGYRSVEDPNAEEYAYEPGAHRLEVGTVSPAPYAGLCEAIRTVEELGYDAIGRRVEELTDRLKAGVEDAETARLLSPREYESGLVSFAVDDPDPEAFVEDLAEDGIRIRSLPFPENAVRASVHAFNTEGDVDELVAYL; this comes from the coding sequence GTGAATCCGACCGACCTCAGGGACGCGATTCCGGCGCTGGAGCGCGCGACCTATCTCAACACCGGGGCCGCGGGGCCGAGCCCGACCCGGGTGGTCGAGGCCGTCGAGGGCTGCGTCGAGCGCCACGAGTACGTCTCACCCGCCGAGGAGGGGATGTACCCCTGCGCGTTCGACGTCTTCGACGAGGCGCGGGCGGTCGTCGCCGACCACCTCGGCGCCGCGCCCGAGGAGATCGCGCTGACCCAGAGCACCACCGACGGCATGAACCGCATCGCGGCCGGTCTCGACTGGGAGGCGGGCGACACCGTGGTCCGGACCGACCTCGAACACTCGGCGGGCATCCTGCCGTGGAAGCGCCTGCAGCGCCGGGGAGTCGAGGTCGAGGTGGTCGAGACCGAAGCCGGCCGGCTCGACACCGACGCGATGGCCGACGCCGTCCGGGACGCCAAACTCGTCTGCGTGAGCTCGCTCACGTGGAGCCACGGCACCCGACTGCCGGTCCGCGAAGTGGTCGAGATAGCCCACGACGCGGGCGCGCTGGTCTTGGTCGACGCCGTCCAGTCGCCCGGCCAGGTGCCCGTGGACGTCCACGAGTGGGGCGCGGACTTCGCGGCCGGCGCGGGCCACAAGTGGCTGCTCGGCCCCTTCGGCGCGGGGTTCGTCCACGTCGCCCCGGGCGCCGAGGCGCACCTCGAACCGACCCACATCGGCTACCGGAGCGTCGAGGACCCCAACGCCGAGGAGTACGCCTACGAGCCCGGCGCCCACCGGCTGGAGGTCGGTACGGTCTCGCCCGCGCCGTACGCCGGGCTCTGCGAGGCCATCCGAACCGTCGAGGAGCTGGGCTACGACGCGATTGGGCGCCGCGTCGAGGAGCTGACCGACCGGCTGAAAGCGGGCGTCGAGGACGCCGAGACCGCCCGCCTGCTGAGCCCCCGGGAGTACGAGTCGGGCCTGGTGTCGTTCGCGGTGGACGATCCCGACCCCGAGGCGTTCGTCGAGGACCTGGCCGAGGACGGAATCCGGATCCGGTCGCTCCCGTTCCCGGAGAACGCGGTCCGGGCGTCGGTCCACGCGTTCAACACAGAGGGCGACGTCGACGAACTGGTGGCGTACCTGTAA
- a CDS encoding halocarboxylic acid dehydrogenase DehI family protein, producing the protein MDTDRQLYEQEATGWRRGVYDDVQATFRAPVVNWIFRTLMANDPEFTRYLWGQIKPTFETRAFGRYSVAYRDAVVSAVEDRATGGRAADDDGEADDLGIPAYRRADLDLGPAEFRELRGQVATFDVVGPRLAALFEVVDRSLRGESVGADLDADAAATEPMPARFDRDRGLSPTMVDADSVPEELADTVERVRTFHGLDEGLPSIYRCLAQWPAYLRPAWDDLEPTLDSEAFDRACERAGEETDAFVDSIPYAPRLSPDDLRARGMDDEAVSELQELFATFNRGPIETVVPALHVYAATLGAEGRREMG; encoded by the coding sequence ATGGACACCGACAGACAGCTCTACGAGCAGGAGGCGACCGGCTGGCGGCGCGGCGTCTACGACGACGTCCAGGCGACGTTCCGCGCGCCGGTCGTCAACTGGATATTCCGGACGCTGATGGCCAACGACCCCGAGTTCACCCGCTACCTCTGGGGACAGATCAAACCGACGTTCGAAACGCGGGCGTTCGGGCGGTACTCGGTCGCGTACCGCGACGCGGTCGTCTCGGCCGTCGAGGACCGGGCGACCGGCGGTCGAGCGGCGGACGACGACGGGGAGGCCGACGACCTCGGGATTCCCGCGTACCGACGCGCCGACCTCGACCTCGGGCCCGCCGAGTTCCGCGAGTTGCGGGGCCAGGTCGCGACGTTCGACGTGGTCGGTCCGCGCCTCGCCGCGCTGTTCGAGGTGGTCGACCGGTCGCTCCGAGGGGAGTCGGTCGGCGCGGACCTCGACGCGGACGCGGCGGCGACCGAGCCGATGCCGGCGCGGTTCGACCGCGACCGAGGTCTCTCGCCGACGATGGTCGACGCGGACTCCGTCCCCGAGGAACTCGCCGACACCGTCGAGCGCGTCCGGACGTTCCACGGGCTGGACGAGGGGCTACCGAGCATCTACCGGTGTCTCGCGCAGTGGCCGGCGTACCTCCGTCCCGCGTGGGACGACCTCGAACCGACGCTGGATTCCGAGGCGTTCGACCGGGCCTGCGAGCGCGCGGGCGAGGAGACCGACGCGTTCGTCGACTCGATTCCGTACGCGCCGCGGCTCTCGCCCGACGACCTGCGGGCTCGCGGGATGGACGACGAGGCGGTGAGCGAGCTGCAGGAGCTGTTCGCGACGTTCAACCGCGGGCCGATAGAGACGGTGGTGCCCGCGCTGCACGTGTACGCCGCGACGCTCGGGGCGGAGGGGCGACGAGAGATGGGCTGA